DNA sequence from the Prochlorococcus marinus XMU1411 genome:
TTATTTTTTTTTGTAAAACTTAAAGTATTTATTTTTAGGTTTTCAATATCTATACAATTTTGAAAAGCAAGAAATTCTCTTTTATATCTATGAGAATATTCAATTTTCATTTGTTCACTTATAGCTAGGCAAACATTTGCCTTGTTAATTATTTTTTTTAAAAGATATTTCATTTTTCTTCTTTCAAATAAAGAAAAAATACCTTTTTTATAGATACAGCTTTGCCAGTCATCCATAAAATGTATTGTTAAAGGTAATTTATACTTATGATGAATATGATCTACCATAGACATAAAAAAGTTGGAACCCAAGATTGTATAAATTATTGTTGGATTAAAGTCTTCAATAAAGAATTTTAATTCTTTAGAAAAAGAAAAAGATTGGGGGATAGAGTCTCCAAATAAGATATCTTTAAATTTTCTCAATAATTTATGGTCCTTTATCTTTGAGGAAATTTGAGTAGTATTATTTTTAGATATTTTATTTTTTTTTCTAAAAAACTGATAAAATTTTTTCTGTTCTCTCTGACTTATTTTAAAATATTTATTGCAAATTTCTTCATCTTGTTCTAATTCATCTGCATGAACAACTGCGATTTGATCAATCGGCCAACCTTTAAAAAGATTTCTAAAAGTCACTCCCCCACCGGTAACAAAATTAAACCCAACAGGGGTTATAAATAATAGTCTTACTTTTTTATCCATTTCAAAAACTTTTATTGAATTTTAAATATACTAAAATTTCAATTAAACTCACATGATTCTAATTGGATTAAGTTCACGAGGTATTATTCCCTTAAGGTCAAGAAAAAAACCATTATTTTTTATTAGTTTTTTCCAAGCTAATACATTAATATTTTTAAAGTAATTATGTCCTACTGCTGTAAGTAATATGTCATATTTATGTCCTATGGGAATATCTTTTAGAATTTTTAGTTTATGTTTATCAAAAGCTAATTTTGCATCAGCGTAAGGATCAACAATTGTAATTTTCATATTGGATTTATTTAATTTGTTTATCAAATTTATTACTAAAGAATTCCTTAAATCGGGGCAATTCTCTTTAAAAGTAATACCTAAAATAAGAATCTCAGATCCAGAGATATTTATATCTTTTTTATTCATTATAAAAAACAATTTATCAACTATCCAATTAGGCATATTATCGTTAATCTTTCTTCCAGCTAAAACTAATTGAGGATAATATCCTATCTCTTCGGCTTTAAAAGTTAAGTAATAAGGATCAACTCCAATACAATGACCTCCAACTAAACCTGGCCTAAACTTTAGAAAGTTCCATTTTGTTGCTGCAGCCTCTAGAACATCATTATTATCAATGTTCAACTTGTCAAAAATAATTGCTAATTCATTCATTAATGCAATATTTAAATCCCTTTGGGTATTCTCAATAATCTTTGCTGCTTCAGCAACTTTTATACTTTTGGCCTTAAAAACTCCTGCATCTATAATAGTTTTATAAAATTCAAGAATCCAATTAGCGCAATCTTTATTAGATCCACTTACTACCTTTTTGATATCTCTTAGTTTATGATCCGAATCACCAGGATTAATCCTTTCAGGACTATAGCCACAAACAAAGTCTATATTAAGTTTCATCGATGAAATTTCTTCAATAATTGGGATACAAATTTCTTCGGTTGCGCCAGGAAAAACAGTACTTTCATAAATAACTATAGGCATAATTGAACTTTTTCTTTTCTTTAAAATTGTCCCAATTGTTTTACAAGCATTTTTTAAAGGACTTAAATCAGGCTTTTTATTTTCATCTATAGGAGTTGGAACAGTAACTATAAAGACATCACATTTATGTATCTTTTCTACATCCGAAGTAAGTTCTAATAGTGAAGGTAAATCTTCTTTTTTTAAATCTATTTCGTTCGTATTATCTAGTCCTTTATTTAATTCATTTATTCTTTCTTCATTAATGTCAAAACCTATTACTTTTCTCTCAATTAATATATTATTTAATCTTTTTTGGGGTTTTGATAATTCAAATGCGAGAGGAAATCCAACATATCCCAATCCAATAATACTTACTGAACATTTATTTATATCTGGAAATTTCATATGCAATAGAGGTTCTTTAATTTCAAAAGATGTTGCTAAGAAATAAATTATAAAATTACTTAAATCACTTTAACATTATCGATAAATATAAATATTATTTTTATAGCTATAGGATAAATTTTTTATTATTTTAAGAGCTATTTTTTAAATACCACCTCCATGCATGTCTTATTATTGTTTCTAAATCTGAAAAAACAGGTCGCCATTGCAATTCTTTCATAATCTTTTTTGGAGATGCGATAAGGATTGGAGGATCACCCAACCGTCTCTCAACAAAATCCACTTTAAGTGCTAATCCTGTAACTTCTTTACATGTTTCAATAACCTCAATAACTGAATAACCTTTCCCAGTTCCTAAATTGTAAAAGTCGCAGATATTATTTTTGATTATTTTCTCAAGTGCTGCTACATGCGCTTCAGCTAAGTCATAGACGTGTATAAAATCTCTTATACATGTTCCATCTTTTGTTGGATAATCTCTCCCGAATACTTTAATTGAATTCTCATTATCTCCTAAAGCATCAAGGATGAGAGGTATTAAATGTGTTTCTGGATTATGGTCTTCTCCAAGTTCGCATTCTGGATCTGCCCCAGCTGCATTAAAGTATCTCAAACTTATAGAAGGAATCTCATAAGCATTGTGAAAATCCTCAAGAATTTTCTCAATCATTAATTTTGATCTCCCATAAGGGTTTATGGGATTCTGAGTATTATTCTCAGAAATTGGGATATCCTTTAACTCAGGCACTCCAAAGGTTGCACAAGTTGAACTAAAAACAAAAGGAATCTTTAATGGGGATATTTTTTTTTCTTCCCTTAATTTAACTTGATCAATCAAAACCTCCAAAATAGATAATGTTTCTCCTAAATTATTTCTGTAGTATTTTGCTGGTTTCTCCATAGATTCTCCAATATTCGCAAATGCTGCGAGATGAATTATTGCATCTATGGTTCTACCTTTTAGTTTGGGATGATTTCCTAAAAGAATATTTTTTAATAGTTCCTTATCTCCTGCTTGACCTACAATTAAAGGTACTTTTAAAATATCTTCAATTAAATGCTTATGTCCATGTATTAAGTTATCTAAAACAATTGGATAATATCCTTTTTTTTTAATTGCTTTTGTAGTTTGAGAACCTATATATCCAGCCCCACCAATTATCAATATATTCATTATTATTTATAATTACTTTTATATTTTAAAAACAATTCTGCTTTTGCTAGATCCTCAAGACTATCAATATCTATTGAGTCTATTTCATTCATAAAATAAGGAATTATGTTTCCTCCAAAGATGAATTTATTAATACATTCTGACTTAGTTAAATAAATTGCAGCTCCATTTCTTGCGTAATATATCTTCTTATCTTGCCTTCTTGTAATCTTAGATGCTTTTAAATAGTTATCTAAATATCCTTGATTATTTAATTCCATAATTGATTCGGGATTAAATATGTGAGGTAACCTTATACAGCTCACTAAGCTATCAGCATAATTATCTTTGTTGAAAATATTAATTGCTTCATCAATATGAGTGGAGGTTCTTAATGGTGAAGTAGGTTGCAGGGTAAGAATTATATCTGGTTTATAGCTACTGGTTAAAACTGATTTGTAAGCATGGAGTATTGCTGAATGGGAAGTGGCAGCATCAGTTGAAAGCTTAGCCGGTCTTTTAATTACCTCCAAATTAAATTCTCTGCCTATTGAAGCAATTTCTTGATCATCTGTGGTTAAAATAAGCTTTGAGATATTTTTTGATAATTTTGCAGCTTCAATTGTATGCACAATAAGTGGTTTACCTGATAATTTAATTAAATTCTTTTTAGGAATTCCTTTTGAACCTCCTCTTGCTGGAATAACTGCAAGAATATTCATTTTATTAAATTAATAAGTGATGCATTTCTGAATATTTATTTCTTTTAGTTCATATAAAATTCTAGCCATCTGTTCACCGGCAGTTCCATTCCCATATATGTCCTCCATTTCATATTTACCTTTTTGAATTTGTTTCTTAATACCATTAAAAATATCATCTACATTTGATTTCACATCCAAAACATTTTTTCCTCTTTCACGATTACTTTGTCTAGAACCAATATTGACAACAGGAGTACCTATAAATGCTCCTTCTCTAATTCCACTTGATGAATTACCTACTAAACAAGATGTCATTTGCATTAATTTAATATATGTATCAACTGGCAAATTTTT
Encoded proteins:
- a CDS encoding glycosyltransferase is translated as MDKKVRLLFITPVGFNFVTGGGVTFRNLFKGWPIDQIAVVHADELEQDEEICNKYFKISQREQKKFYQFFRKKNKISKNNTTQISSKIKDHKLLRKFKDILFGDSIPQSFSFSKELKFFIEDFNPTIIYTILGSNFFMSMVDHIHHKYKLPLTIHFMDDWQSCIYKKGIFSLFERRKMKYLLKKIINKANVCLAISEQMKIEYSHRYKREFLAFQNCIDIENLKINTLSFTKKNNDKFTFTYTGSILPFAQFYSLIDITKAIKGLRNEGYNIICEIYTPLLISVYYINKLRLIDSSIKIHDAITDDNQFFEVLNNSSGLLLPVNFDNYTKNFIRYSMPTKVPSYLISNTPIIAYGPKDVAQIKYATENEWAYVVSKRSIGELKNTILRLLHDNMYNKKIVKNAKKTFYQFHHAKNVRDEFQKVLRDSVSINRA
- a CDS encoding nucleotide sugar dehydrogenase, translated to MKFPDINKCSVSIIGLGYVGFPLAFELSKPQKRLNNILIERKVIGFDINEERINELNKGLDNTNEIDLKKEDLPSLLELTSDVEKIHKCDVFIVTVPTPIDENKKPDLSPLKNACKTIGTILKKRKSSIMPIVIYESTVFPGATEEICIPIIEEISSMKLNIDFVCGYSPERINPGDSDHKLRDIKKVVSGSNKDCANWILEFYKTIIDAGVFKAKSIKVAEAAKIIENTQRDLNIALMNELAIIFDKLNIDNNDVLEAAATKWNFLKFRPGLVGGHCIGVDPYYLTFKAEEIGYYPQLVLAGRKINDNMPNWIVDKLFFIMNKKDINISGSEILILGITFKENCPDLRNSLVINLINKLNKSNMKITIVDPYADAKLAFDKHKLKILKDIPIGHKYDILLTAVGHNYFKNINVLAWKKLIKNNGFFLDLKGIIPRELNPIRIM
- the galE gene encoding UDP-glucose 4-epimerase GalE; the protein is MNILIIGGAGYIGSQTTKAIKKKGYYPIVLDNLIHGHKHLIEDILKVPLIVGQAGDKELLKNILLGNHPKLKGRTIDAIIHLAAFANIGESMEKPAKYYRNNLGETLSILEVLIDQVKLREEKKISPLKIPFVFSSTCATFGVPELKDIPISENNTQNPINPYGRSKLMIEKILEDFHNAYEIPSISLRYFNAAGADPECELGEDHNPETHLIPLILDALGDNENSIKVFGRDYPTKDGTCIRDFIHVYDLAEAHVAALEKIIKNNICDFYNLGTGKGYSVIEVIETCKEVTGLALKVDFVERRLGDPPILIASPKKIMKELQWRPVFSDLETIIRHAWRWYLKNSS
- a CDS encoding cytidylyltransferase domain-containing protein, whose amino-acid sequence is MNILAVIPARGGSKGIPKKNLIKLSGKPLIVHTIEAAKLSKNISKLILTTDDQEIASIGREFNLEVIKRPAKLSTDAATSHSAILHAYKSVLTSSYKPDIILTLQPTSPLRTSTHIDEAINIFNKDNYADSLVSCIRLPHIFNPESIMELNNQGYLDNYLKASKITRRQDKKIYYARNGAAIYLTKSECINKFIFGGNIIPYFMNEIDSIDIDSLEDLAKAELFLKYKSNYK